One Zeugodacus cucurbitae isolate PBARC_wt_2022May chromosome 3, idZeuCucr1.2, whole genome shotgun sequence genomic region harbors:
- the LOC105216392 gene encoding protein bicaudal D — MSELANVATAGKSNEELHMEVERLTRELDQAASERAQSAQYGLSLLEEKLSLEQKCEELENLYDHAKHELDITQEALAKFQTSQKVTTKTGIEQEESLLTETAELETTLNSKILDLENETKQLRHELERVRNERDRMLQENTDIGRDKSDNEAEKLRLKAEVKDLKFRETRMLTEYTELEEENISLQKQVSSLRSSQVEFEGAKHEIRRLTEEVEVLNSQVDELANLKKIAEKQMEEALEALQCEREAKYALKKELDSHLNRESMYKISNLAYLRSNMDDNISANSDGEEENLALKRLEADLTTELNATDGTKCDLFSEVHLNELKKLEKQLESIENEKMLLTANLREAQTSLDKSQNEIQNFMARLALLTAHVDALLQLKKQLDIKDDSIDAVKRRNDEQNVRQQLLDILSQYNSWFTLSSKEIDGLKTDLVELQKGFNYTDAMTTLRNEVTNLKNKLLSTEQKSLDLQSDVQTLTSISQNAGQSLGTARSTLVALSDDLAQLYHLVCTVNGEIPTRIMLDTKSDDMSFENDSLTAIQSQFKSDIFTSRSHTIEDLQGLADSVEIKKYVDTVSDQIKHLKTAVEHTIEHNKNKVRGDVTEADKYNREEVEELQEQIVRLKGLLSLKRDQIATLRTVLKSNKQTAEVALTNLKSKYENEKTVVSETMAKLRNELKILKEDAATFSSLRAMFAARCEEYVTQVDDLNRKLEAAEEEKKTLNQLLRLAVQQKIELTQRMEEMEIDRETRFARRSMPPQRGSSGKSFSSRPSTRNPTGSNQNQF, encoded by the exons ATGTCGGAATTGGCGAATGTGGCAACAGCCGGCAAATCCAATGAGGAATTGCATATGGAAGTGGAGCGTCTGACGCGCGAACTAGATCAGGCAGCTAGTGAACGTGCACAATCAGCGCAATATGGTCTATCGCTGTTGGAGGAGAAATTGTCGCTAGAACAAAAGTGTGAGGAGTTGGAGAATCTGTACGATCATGCAAAACATGAATTGGACATCACACAAGAG GCCCTGGCCAAATTCCAGACCTCGCAAAAGGTCACCACAAAAACTGGTATCGAACAGGAGGAGTCACTGCTCACCGAAACGGCAGAACTTGAGACCACTCTAAATAGTAAAATACTCGACTTGGAAAATGAGACAAAGCAATTGCGTCACGAATTGGAACGAGTACGCAACGAACGTGATCGTATGCTGCAAGAGAATACCGATATTGGACGCGACAAATCAGATAATGAGGCTGAGAAACTGCGCCTCAAGGCCGAGGTGAAAGATTTGAAATTTCGAGAGACACGTATGCTAACGGAATACACAGAATTGGAGGAGGAAAACATATCGCTGCAAAAGCAGGTGTCGAGCTTGAGAAGTTCGCAG GTGGAGTTTGAAGGTGCCAAACACGAGATACGTCGCCTAACCGAAGAGGTTGAGGTCTTGAACTCACAAGTGGATGAGTTGGCAAACCTGAAGAAGATTGCTGAGAAGCAAATGGAGGAAGCTTTAGAGGCTTTGCAG TGCGAACGTGAGGCAAAATATGCGCTCAAGAAGGAGCTGGATAGTCATTTGAATCGCGAATCCATGTACAAGATAAGCAATCTCGCCTATCTACGCAGTAATATGGACGACAACATAAGCGCAAATAGCGATGGCGAAGAGGAGAATCTCGCCTTGAAGCGACTCGAAGCCGATTTGACGACCGAATTGAATGCAACGGACGGCACCAAATGCGATCTCTTCTCCGAGGTGCATTTGAACGAGCTGAAGAAGTTGGAGAAACAATTAGAATCGATTGAGAATGAGAAAATGCTACTCACAGCGAATTTACGCGAGGCACAAACTAGTTTGGATAAATCACAAAATGAAATACAGAATTTCATGGCTCGCCTAGCGTTGCTAACGGCACATGTCGACGCCTTGCTGCAATTGAAGAAACAATTAGACATTAAAGATGATTCCATCGATGCGGTGAAACGACGCAATGACGAACAAAATGTACGACAACAACTATTGGATATACTCTCGCAGTATAACAGTTGGTTCACGCTATCCTCCAAAGAGATTGATGGTCTCAAGACTGATTTAGTGGAACTGCAAAAGGGTTTCAACTACACCGACGCAATGACCACGCTCCGCAATGAGGtcacaaatttgaaaaataaactgCTCAGCACCGAGCAGAAATCGTTGGATCTGCAGAGTGATGTGCAGACACTCACAAGTATTTCACAAAATGCTGGCCAAAGTTTGGGTACGGCACGCTCAACTTTGGTGGCCTTAAGCGACGATTTGGCACAGCTATATCATCTCGTTTGCACCGTTAACGGTGAGATACCGACGCGAATTATGCTCGACACGAAGAGCGATGATATGAG CTTCGAAAACGATTCGCTTACTGCCATACAGTCGCAGTTCAAATCAGATATTTTCACTTCCCGCTCACACACAATTGAGGATTTGCAGGGACTTGCTGACTCAGTTGAGATCAAGAAGTACGTCGACACTGTGAGCGATCAGATCAAGCATTTGAAGACCGCTGTCGAGCACACAATCGAACATAACAAGAATAAAGTTCGCGGCGATGTTACTGAAG CTGATAAATACAATCGCGAGGAAGTCGAGGAGTTGCAAGAGCAAATCGTACGCCTTAAGGGCTTGCTCTCACTCAAACGTGATCAAATCGCTACATTGCGTACGGTCTTGAAATCCAACAAACAGACCGCCGAGGTGGCGCTCACCAATCTCAAATCGAAATATGAGAATGAGAAGACAGTGGTCAGCGAGACGATGGCCAAATTGCGCAATGAACTGAAGATACTCAAGGAGGACGCAGCGACATTCTCAA GTTTGCGCGCCATGTTCGCCGCTCGTTGCGAGGAATACGTCACACAGGTGGATGACCTCAATCGCAAACTAGAAGCCGCTGAGGAAGAGAAGAAGACACTCAATCAGCTGTTGCGTTTGGCTGTACAGCAGAAAATTGAATTGACTCAACGCATGGAGGAAATGGAAATCGATCG TGAAACACGTTTTGCGCGTCGTTCGATGCCACCACAACGCGGCAGCAGCGGCAAATCATTCTCGTCACGTCCCTCAACACGTAATCCGACTGGCAGTAATCAGAATCAATTCTAA
- the LOC128920119 gene encoding tigger transposable element-derived protein 6-like, whose product MTSVIWKKILIDLNQNLEKDNKQICLIVDNAPCHNTDEKFSNITIEFLPPNTTALIQPLDQGIIHSFKMEYRQILKKKQICALEKGLSIVEFLKSLIILDGINYANRAWNLVKQQTISNCFKKAGIDNIQFITDEIAATEGENYEWCTLDNEYIQCDNELVCFGTMSDEDIVADVLAVNQNSTEDEEVFAQSEACIKHPSTKNALLSLDSLRDYFCHNNIDPLEAFEDIENLILESSEKQKCQKKITDFLSKS is encoded by the exons ATGACGAGTGTTATTTGGAAAAAGATTCTAATAGATCTCAAtcaaaatcttgaaaaagaTAACAAGCAGATATGTTTGATTGTTGATAATGCTCCTTGCCACAATACAGATGAGAAATTCTCAAACATTACGATTGAATTTTTGCCACCAAATACAACTGCCCTTATACAGCCACTTGATCAAGGTATCATCCACTCCTTTAAAatggaatatcgacaaatactaaaaaaaaaacaaatttgtgcgTTGGAGAAGGGCTTATCTATAGTTGAATTCCTGAAATCGCTCATTATTTTGGATGGTATCAATTATGCAAATCGCGCTTGGAACCTTGTTAAGCAGCAAACAATTAGTAATTGTTTCAAAAAG gCAGGCATTGACAACATTCAATTCATTACAGATGAGATTGCAGCCACAGAAGGCGAAAACTATGAATGGTGCACACTCGATAATGAATACATTCAATGCGATAATGAACTTGTCTGCTTTGGAACCATGTCGGACGAGGATATTGTTGCGGACGTATTGGCCGTCAATCAAAATTCTACTGAAGATGAGGAAGTGTTCGCGCAATCTGAGGCTTGTATTAAACACCCCTCAACGAAAAATGCCTTGCTAAGCTTAGATTCGCTGCGTGACTATTTTTGTCATAACAATATAGATCCCTTAGAGGCTTTTgaagatattgaaaatttaatcctAGAGAGTTCTGAAAAACAGAAATGCCAGAAGAAAATAAcagattttttaagtaaatcttaa
- the LOC105216404 gene encoding calponin homology domain-containing protein DDB_G0272472 isoform X3 produces the protein MEVKEVLNREGRDAKNLLVYQFCEEQPPADGCQGFTGKISPSLNVRKPPVAPSKSPNSLKNALSPIRTAKMQNTGPRVRSASTGRDKKSELQARYWALLFGNLQRAVNEIYQTVECCENISWCQEAILVLENYVRDFKALSEWFKVSWDYESRPLQQRPQSLAWEVRKSNPAPRVRAKSLTSPTMSGKSSPSACPCTSGKSSPCCGDNASPRKSLRACDPLPKGAMRVNVRELFATSKGRACNERTADTAEQKKCADAQPVQHVEAEPMNLLNRSHQYAQTDLEDDHLTLADIRIKLQREAEERQMAEQAEQERLRQEEECERQRQEDEAQRERERQLAEQEKLEEQQKQQLADKIKKESEKNVEQTSEITNANASKQDNGVLNGNDSSGTDADDPHFAMNREPTALEMTVQKLNQMENEILAKDANKMPTPPTTELRKVEPIADVKPNLATSTDNSKKAPTTASTQNGALKYSSVLNRPATMRPANANATKPSITARPLANATAANKTVPTQKTITNTSLRRSATTASVTKVPPSRLSAGGASARYMTPRPSSKTEHYGPPTHVASRLSARSRTMIEMQPKEQKPRSGQPTQPQRYSQTAVSSRKSSREDIGSSSSTLKASTELINSSRSSLSHAPAVHIDERRSEPKQLPSDANDGWLTVKNRRRSSMHWANRFNQPTGYASLPTLALFNEQLAENEEHQRSKKVAVKKGATLENNNNTNKAQPSAKQPKALKAQKSVDKPLKCATRPEIKNAKAKVNSLPTQRKNAAAAPVSQQSAGAMNGASSARAANVPTREAIIKRQKSDLTGLKMTSLHKEYMRSEKYAQRKQNGRAGSLESSAANSTETVVDANDDPANKEATADNAESAEQHKIDIKIQTNRDFSKTIGDLYESIAQTAKAANFGVGSIDNTCGAGKLSSCDESEETFASETDCDEDQRMLVEEQESLERQIRELENTEIDVDTETDETDGEVALDHEHDCNDTVDRLLDDASSIAFLPAGEDGMDSNLSLEMRYHALLSEMSRVEREEALATLQAYVARHPGRAQELHQKLSSPSRRRSLQETLKKYQAKHTRAQQKREQVQKEKTIKIQQLLARVEDVKAAKRQLIEDKRLKMEDKMQRAAENREQYLRQIVEKAHDEEKKLKEINFIKNIEAQNKRLDLLESSKDAEGRLQDLEQERQKRLEEKAAREAAVERRRQELEKERQRKLEKMNETRLEKEQRIGKMQEQKERQRQALAREKARDREERLLARQTQQQQTTEELQRKILQKQQDSARRHEENIEHIRQRALELTLPTRNVDENGVQRNENGEVITEDGDLSSTVSDVGSREHTRGYKKKIKKLKQRMAQSAEEYMKEQQPVPLHMKRESQVPKYLNLVSKGGGSQGLERAVGQLLRLMSKAQVFDFQCFLLMDGLGVITTNVISKSMEENNDIPKRAVVLAVQLYRNACTLCPQIARHAILGNTLSALFDVLFQSLQLPEEKSPQHPVELSTELMLACTVAMSPSYTKKHTHPKVLERLPDLISYAVIIGLIEILSRRCMKIRECIESHQSVVLSLLATLGFLTRFIDVCPPGPTDATRFLSAAKSTELFGSVSMLYACVLPIGECIPPRTVSLAAATFNLLVSMAVLDLPTFQDVMSGETLSLKFLDVVTILLKYCGNNCSAAKNTETQAVIIDLIATIGFLCANNKKNQF, from the exons ATGGAAGTAAAGGAGGTGCTGAATCGTGAGGGGCGTGATGCCAAGAACTTGCTGGTCTATCAATTTTGCGAGGAGCAACCACCGGCGGATGGCTGTCAGGGATTCACTGGTA AAATTTCGCCTTCGCTAAATGTACGCAAGCCACCCGTTGCACCCTCGAAGTCACCAAACTCGCTAAAGAATGCTTTGTCGCCAATACGCACcgcaaaaatgcaaaacacaGGACCACGTGTGCGTAGCGCCTCCACAGGACGTGACAAAAAATCGGAGCTGCAAGCACGTTATTGGGCACTGTTGTTTGGCAATTTACAACGTGCCGTCAATGAAATCTATCAGACAGTTGAGTGTTGTGAGAATATTTCTTGGTGCCAAGAGGCGATTTTAGTGCTTGAGAATTATGTGCGCGATTTTAAAGCGTTGAGTGAGTGGTTTAAAGTTTCGTGGGATTATGAATCACGCCCATTGCAGCAACGGCCACAATCGCTTGCATGGGAAGTGCGTAAGAGCAATCCGGCACCGCGTGTGCGCGCTAAAAGTCTAACCAGTCCTACAATGTCGGGTAAATCAAGTCCATCTGCATGTCCGTGTACGTCGGGAAAGTCATCACCCTGTTGTGGTGATAACGCGTCTCCGCGTAAAAGCTTACGTGCCTGTGATCCACTACCAAAAGGCGCTATGCGTGTTAATGTGCGTGAGTTATTTGCCACAAGCAAAGGCAGAGCGTGTAATGAGCGTACAGCAGATACGGCAGAACAAAAGAAATGCGCAGACGCGCAGCCGGTGCAACATGTAGAAGCCGAGCCAATGAATTTGCTTAATAGAAGCCATCAGTATGCGCAAACAGATCTGGAAGATGATCATTTGACTTTGGCGGATATAAGAATAAAGCTTCAAAGAGAAGCTGAAGAGCGGCAAATGGCAGAGCAGGCGGAACAGGAACGTTTGCGGCAGGAGGAAGAGTGTGAAAGGCAGCGCCAAGAAGATGAAGCGCAACGTGAACGGGAACGTCAATTGGCCGAACAGGAGaaacttgaagaacaacaaaaacaacaattggcAGATAAAATCAAAaaggaaagtgaaaaaaatgtgGAGCAAACTTCAGAAATTACTAATGCAAACGCCAGCAAGCAAGATAACGGTGTATTAAATGGTAATGATTCGAGTGGTACAGATGCCGACGATCCTCATTTTGCCATGAATCGCGAACCAACCGCACTGGAAATGACGgtgcaaaaattaaatcaaatggaaaatgaaattttggcAAAAGATGCCAATAAAATGCCGACACCACCCACGACTGAACTGCGAAAAGTGGAACCAATAGCCGACGTTAAACCAAATCTCGCGACTTCAACTGACAATTCCAAGAAAGCGCCCACCACTGCGTCGACGCAAAATGGTGCTCTAAAATATTCCAGTGTTTTGAATCGTCCAGCTACAATGCGTCCAGCGAATGCGAATGCAACAAAACCTTCGATCACAGCACGTCCTTTAGCCAACGCAACGGCTGCGAATAAAACCGTGCCAACGCAGAAAACTATAACCAACACCAGCTTGCGGCGCTCGGCTACCACAGCTTCAGTGACAAAGGTACCGCCTTCACGCTTATCAGCAGGCGGTGCGAGCGCACGTTATATGACACCGCGTCCATCCAGTAAAACCGAACACTATGGTCCACCCACACATGTCGCCTCCCGGTTGTCGGCGCGTTCACGCACCATGATTGAGATGCAACCCAAGGAGCAGAAGCCACGCTCAGGCCAACCCACACAGCCACAAAGGTACTCACAAACAGCGGTGTCTTCACGCAAATCCTCACGCGAAGACATCGGTAGCTCGAGCTCCACGCTTAAAGCAAGCACTGAACTCATAAACTCCTCCAGAAGCAGTCTATCACATGCGCCTGCTGTACATATAGACGAACGTCGTTCGGAGCCGAAGCAATTGCCATCGGACGCCAACGATGGTTGGTTGACAGTGAAGAATCGGCGTCGCTCCAGCATGCATTGGGCCAATCGGTTTAATCAGCCGACCGGTTATGCAAGTCTTCCCACTTTGGCGCTTTTCAATGAACAGTTGGCCGAAAATGAGGAGCATCAGCGCAGCAAAAAAGTTGCTGTGAAGAAGGGTGCCACGctcgaaaacaataataacacaaataaagCGCAGCCGAGTGCCAAGCAGCCAAAGGCGCTGAAAGCACAAAAAAGTGTAGACAAACCGTTGAAATGTGCGACACGTCCGGAGATAAAGAATGCCAAGGCCAAGGTCAATTCATTGCCAACACAACGCAAGAATGCGGCGGCTGCTCCTGTTTCACAACAGAGCGCTGGAGCTATGAATGGCGCCAGTTCGGCACGCGCAGCAAATGTGCCAACACGCGAGGCCATCATCAAGCGTCAGAAGTCTGATTTGACGGGGCTGAAAATGACGTCGCTGCATAAGGAATACATGCGTAGCGAGAAGTATGCACAACGCAAGCAGAATGGTAGAGCCGGTTCGTTGGAGAGCTCTGCGGCCAACTCGACAGAGACCGTTGTGGATG CAAATGATGATCCAGCCAACAAAGAAGCCACTGCCGATAATGCCGAGTCCGCTGAGCAGCATAAAATTGACATAAAAATCCAAACAAATCGTGATTTCTCCAAAACCATTGGCGATCTCTATGAGAGCATTGCACAAACCGCCAAAGCGGCCAATTTTGGTGTCGGCAGCATAGACAACACATGCGGCGCTGGCAAACTCTCCAGTTGTGATGAGAGCGAAGAGACTTTCGCCAGCGAAACGGATTGTGATGAAGATCAGCGCATGCTCGTCGAGGAGCAAGAATCGTTGGAGCGTCAGATACGTGAGTTGGAGAACACTGAAATCGATGTGGACACCGAAACCGATGAGACGGATGGGGAGGTGGCATTGGATCACGAACATGATTGTAATGACACAGTAGATCGTTTGCTCGATGATGCCTCCTCGATTGCTTTTCTACCCGCTGGTGAGGATGGCATGGATTCGAATCTCAGTTTGGAAATGCGCTATCACGCGCTGCTCTCAGAAATGTCGCGCGTTGAGCGTGAGGAAGCTTTGGCCACGCTGCAAGCATATGTGGCGCGGCATCCAGGACGCGCGCAGGAGTTGCATCAGAAACTCTCCTCCCCCTCAAGGCGTCGCTCACTGCAGGAAACGCTGAAGAAATACCAAGCGAAGCATACGCGCGCGCAACAAAAACGCGAGCAAGTGCAGAAAgagaaaaccataaaaatacaacaactatTGGCGCGCGTTGAAGACGTGAAAGCGGCCAAGCGCCAGCTGATCGAAGATAAGCGGCTTAAAATGGAGGATAAAATGCAGCGCGCCGCCGAGAATCGCGAACAATATTTGCGTCAGATAGTGGAGAAGGCGCACGATGAGGAGAAGAAGTTGAAAGAgatcaatttcattaaaaatatcgaAGCGCAGAACAAACGCTTGGATCTGCTCGAGTCCTCTAAGGACGCCGAAGGCCGCTTGCAAGATTTGGAGCAGGAGCGCCAAAAGCGCTTGGAAGAGAAGGCGGCGCGCGAGGCTGCCGTAGAGCGCCGGCGCCAAGAGTTGGAGAAAGAGCGCCAACGCAAGCTGGAGAAAATGAATGAGACGCGCTTGGAGAAGGAGCAGCGCATTGGCAAGATGCAAGAGCAAAAGGAGCGTCAGCGGCAGGCGTTGGCGCGTGAGAAGGCGCGCGATCGCGAAGAGCGCTTGCTGGCGCgtcaaacacaacaacagcagaccACTGAGGAATTGCAGCGCAAGATACTACAGAAACAGCAGGACTCGGCGCGCCGGCACGAGGAGAATATCGAGCATATACGACAGCGCGCGCTCGAATTGACGCTGCCCACGCGCAATGTCGATGAGAATGGCGTGCAGCGCAATGAGAATGGTGAGGTTATAACAGAGGATGGCGATCTCTCCTCAACCGTGTCGGATGTGGGCAGTCGCGAGCACACGCGCGGCTACAAGAAGAAaatcaaaaagctcaaacaacGCATGGCGCAGAG CGCCGAGGAGTACATGAAGGAACAACAACCGGTGCCATTGCACATGAAGCGCGAGAGTCAAGTGCCGAAATATTTGAATCTCGTGAGCAAAGGTGGCGGCTCACAGGGTTTGGAGCGCGCTGTCGGCCAACTGTTGCGCCTCATGAGTAAGGCGCAAGTGTTCGATTTTCAGTGCTTCCTTCTGATGGATGGACTCGGTGTCATCACCACAAATGTGATTAGTAAAAGTATGGAGGAGAATAATGATATTCCAAAGCG CGCTGTTGTGCTCGCTGTGCAATTATACCGTAACGCCTGTACGCTTTGTCCACAAATTGCGCGTCACGCCATACTTGGTAATACGTTGAGCGCGTTATTCGATGTACTATTCCAGAGTTTGCAG CTTCCCGAAGAAAAATCACCGCAACATCCTGTTGAGTTGTCCACGGAGCTAATGCTCGCCTGTACCGTAGCCATGTCGCCGTCCTACACGAAGAAGCACACCCACCCGAAAGTGTTGGAACGCCTACCGGATCTGATAAG